ACCGACGGCGGTGTCGGTGCGTGTGGCATCCGTACCGACCGGAACCTCGATCAGCACAACGATGTTGGACGAGCCTCGTTCCGTCCGGAGGCGGCTCACCACAGTCCCGGGATCGGGAACGCCGCCGAGAACGACGAGGTCGGTGACCGCCGGGATCTCGGCGAGCAGATCGTCGTCGTCGGCGTACCACGCGAGGACCGGTGCGCCCTGCACCGACGCGGGGGCGCTCAGCGGCCCGGCGATGTCGACGACACCGTGGTGGTCGACCCGCCTGATCCGGTCGGACTGCACGAGGATGCCGGATTCCTTGTCGGCGACGATGGAGTCGAGCGGCCAGCTCTGCCACAGCCGTGCGATGGCCGATGCCGTGTCGGCAGCGGTGACGGCACCCAGCTCGGCGCCACCGTGCCAGGCGGTCTCACCGTGGCCGCGCGGATCACGTGCGCCGAACAGTAGTCCGGTGCGGCCGTGGGTGAGGTGGTCGAGCGACAGCACACGGCGCGCCAGATTGTAGGGCAGGTCGTGGTGCGCCGTGCCGGTGACGACGAGCGGCGGACCACCCGCGGTCGCCAGGGCCGTCGCCACGAGGGACGGATCGATGTCGGTGGGCTCCGGACCGGTGTCCGTCCGGGCGCTGCGGGCGATGCGGTCGATGCCGACCACCCCGAAGGCGGCACCGGTGCCGGCCCAACTGTCGTGGACCGCGGAGTCGTCGAGGAGACGCACTGCCTCCTGTCCGGTGAAACCGACTGCGACGATCGGCCTGCGGGCCGGTAGGGACGTCATGACGTGTGGAGCACCTTTCCTGAACCGAGGTCGGCGCGCAGCAGGTCGTGAACCTCCGGCGCCCTGTCGGTGTCGTAGAGATCTTCGGTGGGGAACGTGTCGACGAGGCGTCCTCGCGACATCACCCCGATGCGGTCGCACATCCACTCGACGAGACCCAGTCCGTGCCCGATGAACACGCACGTCAGGTCGAGTCGCTCCCGCAGGTCGAGCACGAGGTCGACGACCCCGGCCTGGGTGGACACGTCGAGGGCGGAGGTCGGTTCGTCGAGGATCAGCAGATCCGGCGACAGGGCCAGTGCCCGTGCCAGGCAGACCCTTTGCGCCTGACCTCCGGAGAGCGCATGCGGATAGCGATCGGCGAATGCGGCCGGCAGACCGACGAGTTCGAGGGCCTCGGCCACCGCGTCGGACACACCACTATTGTCGGGCACGGTCCCGAAACGCCGTAGTGGACGAGCGATCTGCTCACCCACCCGCACGGCCGGGTTGAGCGAACCGACGGGGTCCTGGAAGACGTACTGCAGGCGCGGGCGGGCGGCGCGGAACGTGTCACGGTCGGTGCCCGAGAGCGGCTCCCCCTGGAAGTGCACGCTCCCGGAGGTCACGTCGAGCAGACCTCCCATGAGTCGGGCCAGCGTGGACTTGCCCGAGCCGGATGCGCCGATCAGACCGTAGATCTCGCCGGGCCGTACCTCGAGGGACACGTCGTCGACGGCGACGAACTCCGAGCGGCGTGTGCCGGTGCCCCAGCCGCCGACCGTGAAACTGCGTGTGACGTTCTCGAGTTTCAACACCGGGGTGACCGGATCGGATGTCTCCGCAGCGGTTTCCGTCACTGCCTGGGTGACCGCACCGCCTGCCAGCGAGCGGGCACCGCGCCAATGCGGCAGGGTACGTCGCCTCCCGAGGCGGGGGACGGCGGCGAGCAACTGCTTCGTGTAGGGATCGCGGGGCGAGGACAGGATCTCGTCACGGGTCCCGGCTTCCACGACGGCACCGTTGCGCAGTACGACCACCGAATCGGCGAGGTGTTCCACCACGTCGAAATCGTGGGTGATGAGCAGCAGGGAGGCACCGGTGGAGGAGGCCACGTCGCGGAGCAGGTCGAGCACCTGCCGCTGCACGATCGTGTCGAGCGCGGTGGTCGGCTCGTCGGCGACGAGCAGCGTGGGCTCGGCCAGGCCGGCGAGTGCGAGCACGACGCGCTGGCGCATCCCGCCGCTGAGCTCATGCGGATACGAGTTCAGTACCCGCTCCGGATCGTCGAATCCGACCCGTCGCAGCCACTGGGCGGCGAGCTCGCGCCGTTCGGCGCGGCGCGTGCGCGGACGGTGCCGCACGAGCACCTCGTCGAGCTGGCTGCCGACCCGGAAGGACGGATCGAGCGAACTCAGCGGATTCTGGAAGACCATGCCGATGCCCGAGCCCCGGAAGGTGTTGAGCCGCTTCTCGCTCAACCCCGCGAGGTCGACGGCCTCGCCGGACCCGCTCCGGAACCGGATCGATCCGCCGGCGAGATACGCTCCCGGGGGCAGGAGGCCCAGGAGGGCCGCGGCCGTCAGGCTCTTCCCGGAACCGGACTCCCCGACGAGGGCGAGTACCTGACCCGACGCGATATCGAAGGACACGTCGCGGACCGTCGGCTCGTCGTGCGGGTCGCCGCGGAAGGCGATCCGCAGGTCGGTGACCGAGAGGATCCGATCGGACGGCTTGGGGCCGGGTACGGCCAGGACGTCGGTGTCGTGGAGTGTGCTCATCGCCGGGCTCCTCGCCGTGACCGGGGATCGAAGACGTCGTTCAGTCCGTCGCCGAGCCAGTTGAAGGCGAGCGCGACGAGCAGGACTGTCAGGCCGGGGATCAGCGCGACGTAGAGGTGACCCGAGATGACCACCTTGGCGCCGGACGCGATCATCTGCCCCCAGTCCGGCGCGGGCGGTTGGACACCGATGCCCACGGCACTGAGGCTGGCGGAGAACACGACCATCGCCCCCACGAGGCTCGTCGCGTAGACGACGATCGGGCCCACGACATTCGGCAGGCCCTCGCGGACCGTCAGCGACCACCGTCCCGCACCGAGCGACACCGCGGCCTCGACGTATTCACGGCCTCGCTGTTGTTTGACCTCGGCGAACACCACGCGTGTGATGTAGGGGACGACGGCGAAGCCGATGGCGAAGACCACGACACCGGCCCCGGGGCTGAGCAGCGCCGCGAGCGCGATCGCCACGAGGATCACCGGGAAGGCGAACAGCACGTC
This region of Rhodococcus sp. Z13 genomic DNA includes:
- the nikE gene encoding nickel ABC transporter ATP-binding protein NikE, which translates into the protein MSTLHDTDVLAVPGPKPSDRILSVTDLRIAFRGDPHDEPTVRDVSFDIASGQVLALVGESGSGKSLTAAALLGLLPPGAYLAGGSIRFRSGSGEAVDLAGLSEKRLNTFRGSGIGMVFQNPLSSLDPSFRVGSQLDEVLVRHRPRTRRAERRELAAQWLRRVGFDDPERVLNSYPHELSGGMRQRVVLALAGLAEPTLLVADEPTTALDTIVQRQVLDLLRDVASSTGASLLLITHDFDVVEHLADSVVVLRNGAVVEAGTRDEILSSPRDPYTKQLLAAVPRLGRRRTLPHWRGARSLAGGAVTQAVTETAAETSDPVTPVLKLENVTRSFTVGGWGTGTRRSEFVAVDDVSLEVRPGEIYGLIGASGSGKSTLARLMGGLLDVTSGSVHFQGEPLSGTDRDTFRAARPRLQYVFQDPVGSLNPAVRVGEQIARPLRRFGTVPDNSGVSDAVAEALELVGLPAAFADRYPHALSGGQAQRVCLARALALSPDLLILDEPTSALDVSTQAGVVDLVLDLRERLDLTCVFIGHGLGLVEWMCDRIGVMSRGRLVDTFPTEDLYDTDRAPEVHDLLRADLGSGKVLHTS
- a CDS encoding ABC transporter permease is translated as MATLLDEVVARKRSPSGHGRHRAQLVAGLVVITVVAVCSLFAPLLAPYDPILTDPTAKFLPPGSAGHLLGTDELGRDLLSRLLWGGRTSLLLAVVAVAAATVVGSAAALAAGFAGPRVSGLIMRVVDVLFAFPVILVAIALAALLSPGAGVVVFAIGFAVVPYITRVVFAEVKQQRGREYVEAAVSLGAGRWSLTVREGLPNVVGPIVVYATSLVGAMVVFSASLSAVGIGVQPPAPDWGQMIASGAKVVISGHLYVALIPGLTVLLVALAFNWLGDGLNDVFDPRSRRGARR